In Tumebacillus amylolyticus, a single window of DNA contains:
- a CDS encoding PolC-type DNA polymerase III — translation MSLVDVNGQSLSAFVERAGIPDARLAGPAIVNKRERTVAVKLHLPNRVPFNVYAHAQEAFRAYFGEDARQVDVRFQYGQAEADVFACIQDYWVYAVDQVLGDDIVLKGELKNPAGLHLDGHMLRVPMLSDATVTRAKQKGYDEKLTQWFKDFLDLSVMIQFFRDEKKLEQDMENFRSLIEEEDRLEGQKAFVAVEEEKKQEATRGPGGGGGGKKGDAGPPPDKVELGHPIEDPPTSLKEIQDEMRRVTVEGRIFSVDTRELASGRTLFTFNITDNSDSISCKTFSKGDKQLEVLKLLKDGMHLKVRGTVQFDTFAKELVLMIQDMVEVPKPSRKDTAEVKRVELHLHTPMSSLDGVAPVKDLIGQAAKWGHTAIAITDHGVVQSFPEAYSLAKKNNMKALLGLEAYVVDDGVPIVLQLNGRDFPIDENTEWVVFDTETTGLNAAENTIIEIAAVKMKGREIVGEWTELIDPGVPISAKITELTHITNDMVRGKRKINEVLPEFRDYVGDAILVAHNAEFDLGFIRACAMRIGMEPWDNIFLDTLPLARKIYPKEKNYRLGTLAKKFEVSLLNAHRALDDTVALAKIYQYMLKDMVEKGFKSLAQLNEQDGEVDYSRQRPFHATILVKNKTGLKNLYKIVSESHLKHFFRVPRVPRSLIAKYREGLVVGTACQQGELFDGILRGKTKEELMEIAEFYDYLEIQPLLHYKPLLRNESISTLDSVQGYHRTIIEVGKALDKPVVATGDVHFLNPEDAIYRQVFLQATNDRDAADQPPLYFMSTNEMLEAFSYLGPELAREVVVTNTNKVADMIEDVSPIPDQLYTPKIEGTDEEIREMCYEKAHELYGNPLPKIVHDRLEKELKSIITHGFAVIYLISAKIVKKSLSDGYLVGSRGSVGSSIVATFTEITEVNPLQPHYRCPNPDCKHSEWIEDGSVGSGFDLPDKDCTKCGTTFEKDGHDIPFETFLGFKGDKVPDIDLNFSGEYQSQAHAYTKVLFGDEYVYRAGTIATVAEKTAFGYVKKFAEEKGWTLRNAEMARLVNGCTGIKRTTGQHPGGILVVPDYMDVYDFCPIQFPADDKNAEWRTSHFDFHSIHDNLLKLDILGHDDPTVIRMLQDLTGLDPKKIPTSDPKVMSLFSGTDALTIDPDNPVTPKMIRSKTGTYGIPEFGTKFVRQMLEDTKPATFSELLQISGLSHGTDVWLNNAQKLIQDKICKLKDVIGCRDDIMVYLIYAGLEPSFAFKIMESVRKGKGLTPEMEEEMKKNNVPDWYIWSCKQIKYMFPKAHATAYVLMAVRIAYFKVHYPLEFYATYFSVRADDFDLEIMGRGYDAIYAKIEEIEAKGFNAAPKEKALHTVLEMALEMTSRGYKFLPLDLYKSGATRFQVIKEENGLLPPFGALAGCGESAAKAIEEAAKQGEFLSVQDLQERSRISKTVIELLEAHKCLVGLPETNQLSLF, via the coding sequence ATGAGTTTAGTGGACGTGAATGGGCAAAGTCTCTCTGCATTTGTAGAACGGGCCGGGATTCCCGACGCGAGACTCGCAGGACCGGCCATTGTGAACAAACGCGAGCGCACCGTCGCCGTGAAGCTGCACCTGCCGAACCGTGTACCGTTTAACGTGTACGCACATGCGCAGGAAGCGTTTCGTGCGTATTTTGGCGAGGACGCGCGCCAGGTGGACGTTCGTTTTCAATACGGACAGGCGGAGGCGGACGTTTTTGCCTGCATTCAAGATTATTGGGTGTACGCCGTGGACCAAGTGCTGGGCGATGACATCGTGCTCAAAGGCGAGTTGAAGAACCCGGCCGGTTTGCATTTGGACGGTCACATGTTGCGTGTGCCGATGCTCTCGGACGCCACTGTGACGCGTGCAAAGCAGAAGGGATACGACGAAAAACTTACGCAATGGTTCAAGGACTTCCTTGACTTGAGCGTGATGATCCAGTTCTTCCGCGATGAGAAGAAACTGGAGCAGGACATGGAGAATTTCCGTTCCTTGATCGAAGAGGAAGACCGTCTCGAAGGGCAAAAGGCATTCGTTGCGGTCGAAGAGGAGAAAAAGCAGGAAGCCACTCGCGGACCGGGTGGGGGAGGCGGCGGGAAAAAAGGCGACGCCGGACCGCCGCCTGACAAAGTCGAACTCGGACATCCGATCGAAGACCCGCCGACTTCGCTCAAGGAGATTCAAGATGAGATGCGCCGCGTGACGGTGGAAGGGCGCATTTTCTCCGTGGATACGCGGGAACTGGCGTCCGGCAGGACGCTTTTTACCTTCAACATCACCGACAACAGCGACTCCATCTCGTGCAAAACGTTCTCCAAGGGCGACAAGCAGTTGGAAGTGTTGAAGCTCTTGAAGGACGGCATGCACTTGAAAGTGCGCGGAACGGTGCAGTTTGACACGTTTGCCAAAGAGTTGGTGCTGATGATTCAGGACATGGTCGAAGTGCCGAAGCCGTCGCGCAAGGATACGGCCGAAGTGAAGCGTGTCGAGTTGCATCTGCATACCCCGATGTCGTCGCTCGACGGCGTGGCTCCGGTCAAAGATTTGATCGGACAGGCGGCCAAATGGGGGCATACCGCCATTGCGATCACCGACCACGGCGTCGTGCAGTCCTTCCCGGAAGCCTATTCGCTTGCGAAGAAGAACAACATGAAAGCTCTCTTGGGACTGGAAGCGTATGTAGTGGACGACGGCGTGCCGATCGTTTTGCAACTGAACGGTCGTGACTTCCCGATTGACGAGAACACCGAGTGGGTCGTGTTCGACACGGAGACCACCGGTTTGAACGCTGCGGAGAACACGATCATCGAGATCGCGGCTGTGAAAATGAAAGGCCGTGAAATCGTCGGCGAGTGGACAGAATTGATCGATCCGGGCGTGCCGATCTCGGCGAAGATCACCGAACTTACGCACATCACCAACGACATGGTGCGCGGCAAACGCAAGATCAACGAAGTGTTGCCGGAGTTCCGCGACTACGTGGGCGACGCGATTCTCGTCGCGCACAACGCGGAGTTCGACTTGGGCTTCATCCGGGCATGTGCGATGCGCATCGGGATGGAGCCGTGGGACAACATCTTCCTCGACACGTTGCCGCTGGCTCGCAAGATCTACCCGAAGGAGAAAAACTACCGCCTCGGGACGCTTGCCAAAAAGTTCGAAGTCAGTTTGCTCAACGCTCACCGTGCGCTTGACGATACCGTGGCATTGGCGAAAATATACCAATACATGTTGAAAGACATGGTGGAAAAGGGTTTTAAGTCGCTCGCCCAGCTCAATGAGCAAGACGGCGAGGTCGATTACAGCCGCCAACGTCCGTTCCATGCCACAATCCTCGTCAAGAACAAGACCGGGCTCAAGAACCTGTACAAAATCGTCTCGGAATCGCACTTGAAGCATTTCTTCCGTGTGCCGCGTGTACCGAGATCGTTGATCGCCAAGTACCGCGAAGGCTTGGTCGTCGGCACGGCTTGCCAACAGGGCGAACTGTTCGACGGCATCTTGCGCGGGAAAACCAAGGAAGAGCTGATGGAGATCGCGGAGTTCTACGACTACCTCGAAATCCAACCGCTGCTGCACTACAAGCCGCTCCTGCGCAACGAGTCGATCTCGACGTTGGATTCGGTTCAAGGCTACCACCGCACGATCATCGAAGTCGGGAAAGCGTTGGACAAGCCGGTCGTTGCCACGGGGGACGTGCATTTCTTGAACCCGGAGGACGCGATCTATCGTCAAGTCTTCCTGCAGGCGACAAACGACCGCGATGCGGCCGACCAACCGCCGTTGTACTTCATGTCGACCAACGAGATGTTGGAGGCGTTCTCTTACCTCGGACCGGAACTGGCGCGCGAAGTGGTCGTCACCAACACGAACAAAGTGGCGGACATGATCGAGGACGTCTCTCCGATCCCGGATCAACTCTACACGCCGAAGATCGAGGGTACCGACGAAGAGATTCGCGAGATGTGCTACGAAAAAGCGCATGAGCTCTACGGCAATCCGTTGCCGAAGATCGTTCACGATCGTTTGGAAAAAGAGTTGAAGTCGATCATCACCCACGGATTCGCCGTCATCTATCTGATTTCTGCGAAGATCGTAAAAAAATCGCTCAGCGACGGCTACCTCGTCGGCTCCCGGGGGTCTGTCGGTTCTTCGATCGTTGCGACGTTCACCGAGATCACCGAGGTCAACCCGCTGCAACCGCACTATCGTTGCCCGAATCCGGACTGCAAGCACAGCGAATGGATCGAGGACGGCTCTGTCGGTTCCGGATTCGACTTGCCGGACAAGGATTGTACGAAGTGCGGCACGACGTTTGAAAAGGACGGACACGACATCCCGTTTGAAACCTTCCTTGGTTTCAAGGGCGACAAAGTCCCGGATATCGATCTGAACTTCTCCGGCGAGTATCAATCGCAAGCCCACGCCTACACGAAAGTCCTGTTCGGGGACGAGTACGTGTACCGTGCAGGGACGATTGCGACGGTCGCGGAGAAGACCGCGTTTGGGTATGTGAAGAAATTCGCGGAAGAGAAGGGCTGGACGTTGCGCAATGCGGAGATGGCGCGTCTCGTGAACGGTTGTACGGGGATCAAACGCACCACCGGCCAGCATCCGGGCGGCATCCTCGTAGTGCCGGACTATATGGACGTATACGACTTCTGCCCGATCCAGTTCCCGGCCGATGATAAAAACGCCGAGTGGCGCACGTCGCACTTCGACTTCCATTCCATTCACGACAACTTGCTGAAACTCGATATTCTGGGGCACGATGACCCGACCGTTATTCGGATGCTCCAAGACTTGACGGGCCTCGACCCGAAAAAAATTCCGACCTCCGACCCGAAGGTTATGTCGCTGTTCTCCGGCACGGACGCGCTGACGATCGACCCGGACAACCCGGTCACTCCGAAGATGATCCGATCTAAGACCGGCACCTACGGCATCCCGGAGTTTGGTACGAAGTTCGTCCGTCAGATGCTCGAAGACACGAAGCCGGCGACGTTCTCAGAGCTTTTGCAGATCTCCGGTCTGTCCCACGGGACGGACGTCTGGCTGAACAACGCCCAGAAGCTGATTCAAGACAAGATTTGCAAGCTGAAAGACGTTATCGGTTGCCGGGACGACATCATGGTCTACCTGATCTACGCGGGTCTTGAACCGTCGTTTGCCTTCAAGATCATGGAGAGCGTGCGAAAAGGGAAAGGCTTGACCCCGGAGATGGAAGAAGAAATGAAGAAAAACAACGTGCCCGACTGGTACATTTGGTCTTGCAAACAGATCAAGTACATGTTCCCGAAGGCGCACGCCACCGCGTACGTGCTCATGGCGGTACGGATCGCCTACTTCAAGGTGCATTATCCGCTGGAGTTCTACGCGACCTACTTCTCCGTTCGCGCCGACGACTTCGATCTGGAAATCATGGGTCGCGGGTATGATGCGATCTATGCCAAGATCGAAGAGATCGAAGCCAAAGGCTTCAACGCCGCTCCGAAGGAGAAAGCGTTGCACACCGTCTTGGAGATGGCGCTTGAGATGACCTCTCGCGGCTATAAGTTCTTGCCGCTGGACCTCTACAAGTCCGGTGCAACCCGATTCCAAGTTATTAAGGAAGAAAACGGATTGCTCCCGCCGTTTGGCGCCCTCGCCGGATGCGGTGAATCGGCGGCGAAGGCGATTGAAGAGGCGGCCAAACAGGGCGAGTTCCTGTCTGTCCAAGACCTGCAAGAGCGCTCCCGCATCTCGAAAACGGTCATCGAACTCTTGGAAGCTCACAAGTGTTTGGTGGGACTTCCGGAGACCAACCAACTGTCTCTGTTCTAG
- the rimP gene encoding ribosome maturation factor RimP yields the protein MTKRKVTEIVEELAAPIVEGEGLELVDVEYKKEGANWFLRIFIDKPEGVDIDDCGRVSEKVSDMLDEVDPIPDSYFLEVSSPGAERPLKKPADFERSIGKQVYITTYEPVEGQKTFEGVLAGYDGDQVTVTEAKKTITLSAEKIASARLAVVF from the coding sequence ATGACCAAGCGCAAAGTCACCGAGATCGTCGAGGAACTCGCGGCACCCATCGTAGAAGGCGAGGGTCTCGAGCTGGTCGACGTAGAGTACAAAAAAGAGGGAGCCAACTGGTTCTTGCGCATTTTCATCGACAAGCCGGAGGGCGTTGATATTGACGACTGCGGCCGTGTTAGCGAGAAAGTGTCCGACATGCTGGACGAAGTGGACCCGATTCCGGACAGCTATTTCCTTGAAGTATCGAGCCCGGGTGCAGAACGTCCGTTGAAAAAGCCAGCCGACTTCGAACGATCAATCGGCAAGCAAGTATACATAACCACGTACGAACCGGTGGAAGGACAGAAAACATTCGAAGGGGTGTTGGCGGGTTACGACGGGGATCAAGTCACGGTCACCGAAGCCAAAAAGACCATCACCTTGTCAGCTGAGAAAATCGCCTCGGCTCGTCTTGCTGTCGTCTTCTAA
- the nusA gene encoding transcription termination factor NusA — MNTDFMDALEQIEREKGIAKEILIEAIEAALISGYKRNFNSAQNVRVDVNRHTGMVKVYARKTVVEDPTDPRLEISLDAAEQIDPGFEIGDIAEIEVTPRDFGRIAAQTAKQVVTQRIREAERGLIYSAFVDREHDIVTGIVQRQDSRFYYVDLGKIEAVMPLNEVMPTEKFKHNDRVKAYITKVEKTTKGPQVMLSRTHPGLLKRLFELEVPEIYEGVVELKSVAREAGYRSKIAVYSRNEDVDPVGSCVGPRGMRVQTIVNELKGEKIDIVKWSEDPVELVANSLSPSKVVSVDVDEENKVARVVVPDYQLSLAIGKEGQNARLAAKLTGWKIDIKSETQAGGTPSVAPDEEVMDETAFEDTDLAVAEEVQE; from the coding sequence ATGAATACAGATTTTATGGATGCATTGGAACAGATCGAGCGTGAGAAGGGTATCGCCAAGGAAATCTTGATCGAAGCGATCGAGGCAGCCTTGATCTCCGGCTACAAGCGCAACTTCAACTCCGCACAAAACGTGCGCGTCGACGTAAACCGTCACACTGGCATGGTCAAAGTCTATGCCCGCAAGACGGTCGTCGAAGACCCGACCGACCCGCGCCTGGAAATCTCGCTCGACGCGGCGGAACAGATCGACCCCGGCTTCGAAATCGGCGACATTGCCGAGATCGAAGTGACCCCGCGCGACTTTGGCCGCATCGCGGCACAGACTGCGAAGCAAGTCGTCACCCAGCGCATCCGCGAAGCAGAGCGCGGTCTCATCTACTCTGCATTCGTTGACCGCGAACATGACATCGTCACCGGCATTGTGCAACGTCAAGACAGCCGGTTCTACTACGTCGACCTCGGCAAGATCGAAGCGGTTATGCCGCTCAACGAAGTCATGCCGACGGAGAAGTTCAAGCACAATGATCGTGTGAAAGCCTACATCACCAAGGTTGAGAAGACCACCAAGGGCCCGCAAGTCATGCTGTCCCGCACGCATCCGGGTCTGCTCAAACGTCTGTTTGAGCTGGAAGTTCCGGAGATCTACGAAGGTGTCGTCGAACTGAAATCGGTCGCTCGTGAAGCGGGCTACCGTTCGAAGATCGCCGTGTACTCCCGCAATGAGGACGTGGATCCGGTCGGCTCTTGCGTCGGCCCGCGCGGCATGCGCGTACAAACGATCGTCAACGAACTCAAAGGCGAGAAGATCGACATCGTCAAATGGAGCGAAGACCCGGTGGAACTCGTCGCCAACTCGCTCTCGCCGTCGAAGGTCGTCTCTGTTGACGTGGACGAAGAGAACAAAGTCGCCCGCGTCGTCGTGCCGGACTACCAACTGTCGCTTGCCATCGGCAAAGAGGGCCAAAACGCCCGCCTTGCTGCGAAGTTGACCGGTTGGAAGATCGACATCAAGAGCGAGACCCAAGCAGGCGGGACTCCGAGTGTTGCTCCGGATGAGGAAGTTATGGACGAAACCGCATTTGAAGACACCGACCTCGCTGTAGCTGAGGAAGTGCAGGAATAA
- the rnpM gene encoding RNase P modulator RnpM produces the protein MKKIPLRKCVGCQEMKPKRELIRIVYNSTAGSVDLDPSGRKPGRGAYICRNVNCLTPARKKKALDRSLKTSVSEAIYDNLAAQLAEVEPEGPDE, from the coding sequence ATGAAAAAGATCCCTCTTCGCAAATGCGTGGGCTGTCAAGAAATGAAGCCCAAGCGTGAATTAATTCGGATTGTCTACAATTCGACAGCTGGCAGCGTGGACCTCGACCCGTCCGGGCGTAAGCCCGGTCGCGGGGCCTATATCTGCCGCAATGTTAATTGTTTGACTCCGGCCCGCAAGAAAAAAGCGCTCGACCGATCTCTGAAAACGTCAGTGTCGGAAGCAATCTACGACAACCTCGCGGCCCAATTGGCCGAGGTGGAACCGGAGGGACCCGATGAGTGA
- a CDS encoding L7Ae/L30e/S12e/Gadd45 family ribosomal protein yields the protein MSEEKIANLLGLAKRASGLITGNDACMQAIRSGAGKALLAIVATDTGDNAMKKYHDKCKSFGVPLLKMFDKERLGRAVGKEHGAIVVITDKGFANRILQLSDELDGSEAD from the coding sequence ATGAGTGAAGAAAAAATCGCGAATCTCTTAGGTTTGGCAAAGCGTGCCAGCGGCCTGATCACCGGCAACGACGCCTGCATGCAGGCGATCCGTTCCGGCGCAGGCAAAGCACTGTTGGCCATCGTAGCTACCGACACGGGCGACAACGCCATGAAGAAGTATCACGACAAATGCAAGAGCTTCGGCGTTCCGCTTCTCAAGATGTTTGACAAGGAACGCCTTGGCCGTGCGGTCGGCAAAGAACATGGAGCTATCGTCGTGATCACCGACAAAGGATTTGCGAATCGCATCCTCCAATTGTCGGATGAATTGGACGGGAGTGAGGCCGATTGA
- the infB gene encoding translation initiation factor IF-2 — MTSKEIITILDRVGVTVTNHMSVLDGSMVEQVETFMRKIKEESNHQSGGERRTQGNMNQNKKPNETTQSQTTEAAAGNEKDYDTLVPDRVAGVAAQPRNQRIPKKPGVTPGAKPGTSGAKPNTAGGTQNRGGGNNNNRGGNNNRGGNNNRGGNNNRGGGNNRGGGRGGYQNQGGGRPAPRQVELPKQIEIDGPITVGDLAKAMKREASEIIKKLLFLGIMATINQEIDTDAVQLVGEDLGVTVIVKEPVDEEALDMLVEEETPESLHERSPIVTIMGHVDHGKTTLLDAIRTTNVTASEAGGITQHIGAYQVEINNKKITFLDTPGHAAFTAMRARGAQVTDITILVVAADDGVMPQTVEAINHAKAANVPIIVAINKIDKPDANPDKIKQELTEYGLVSEEWGGETIFVNVSAKQRMHLEDLLEMILLVSEVQEFKANKDGRPRGTVIEAELDKGRGAVATVLVQNGTLRVGDVVVCGTTYGKVRAMVNDRGRRIKEAGPSMPVEILGLSDVPSAGDPFVVYDDERKASKLVDKRVAKQRAEAVSAQSRVTLDDLFSKIKDGEMKELNVILKADVQGSLEALRGSLEKIDVEGVRVRVVHQGVGAINESDIILSTASNAIVIGFNVRPQPNAEKMAESEKVDVRLYRVIYNAIEEVEAALKGMLDPEFKEVINGRAEVRQTFKVSKVGTIAGCMVTEGKIVRNAEARLIRDGIVLYEGKLDALKRFKDDAREVATNFECGITLEKFNNIQEGDIIESFQMEQIKIV; from the coding sequence ATGACCTCCAAGGAAATCATTACGATCCTCGACCGTGTGGGCGTCACTGTGACCAACCACATGAGCGTGCTGGATGGATCGATGGTCGAGCAGGTGGAAACGTTTATGCGCAAAATCAAGGAAGAATCCAATCATCAATCTGGTGGAGAACGGAGAACACAGGGGAATATGAATCAAAACAAAAAACCGAATGAAACCACACAGTCGCAGACGACAGAGGCAGCAGCAGGCAACGAAAAGGATTACGACACGCTCGTACCGGATCGTGTAGCAGGCGTAGCCGCGCAACCGCGCAATCAACGCATCCCGAAGAAACCGGGTGTGACGCCGGGAGCGAAACCGGGCACTAGTGGTGCCAAACCGAACACTGCCGGCGGAACTCAAAACCGCGGCGGTGGGAACAACAACAACCGTGGGGGCAACAACAACCGTGGGGGCAACAACAACCGCGGTGGGAATAACAACCGTGGCGGCGGCAACAACCGCGGCGGCGGTCGCGGTGGGTATCAAAACCAAGGCGGCGGCCGTCCGGCTCCGAGACAAGTCGAGCTGCCGAAGCAAATTGAGATCGATGGACCGATCACCGTTGGCGACCTCGCCAAGGCGATGAAGCGCGAAGCGTCCGAGATCATCAAAAAGCTCCTCTTCCTCGGCATCATGGCGACGATCAACCAAGAGATCGACACCGACGCTGTTCAACTCGTCGGCGAAGACCTCGGCGTCACCGTCATCGTCAAAGAGCCGGTGGACGAAGAAGCACTCGACATGCTGGTCGAAGAAGAAACCCCGGAAAGCTTGCATGAACGCTCTCCGATCGTAACGATCATGGGCCACGTCGACCACGGGAAGACCACCCTCCTCGACGCAATCCGCACCACCAACGTTACCGCATCTGAGGCAGGCGGGATCACTCAGCACATCGGGGCGTACCAAGTCGAGATCAACAACAAGAAAATCACCTTCCTCGACACCCCGGGTCACGCCGCGTTTACCGCGATGCGTGCGCGCGGTGCGCAAGTTACCGACATCACGATCCTCGTCGTAGCAGCGGATGACGGCGTCATGCCGCAAACCGTGGAAGCGATCAACCACGCGAAGGCGGCAAACGTGCCGATCATCGTCGCGATCAACAAGATCGACAAGCCGGATGCAAACCCGGATAAAATTAAGCAAGAACTCACCGAGTACGGCCTTGTTTCCGAAGAGTGGGGCGGCGAAACGATCTTCGTCAACGTCTCTGCGAAACAACGCATGCACCTCGAAGACCTGCTGGAAATGATCTTGCTCGTTTCCGAAGTTCAAGAGTTCAAAGCGAACAAAGACGGCCGCCCGCGCGGTACTGTCATCGAGGCCGAGCTGGACAAAGGCCGTGGTGCAGTTGCTACCGTCCTCGTTCAAAACGGTACGCTGCGTGTCGGCGATGTCGTCGTCTGCGGTACCACCTACGGGAAAGTCCGCGCAATGGTCAACGACCGCGGTCGTCGTATCAAAGAAGCGGGTCCGTCGATGCCGGTTGAGATCCTCGGCTTGTCCGATGTACCGTCTGCAGGTGACCCCTTCGTCGTGTACGACGACGAGCGCAAAGCTTCCAAACTGGTCGACAAGCGCGTCGCGAAGCAACGTGCCGAAGCTGTCTCCGCACAAAGCCGCGTGACCCTCGACGACCTGTTCAGCAAGATCAAAGACGGTGAGATGAAGGAACTGAATGTCATCCTCAAAGCTGACGTTCAAGGTTCTCTCGAAGCTCTGCGTGGCTCTCTTGAGAAGATCGATGTCGAAGGCGTGCGCGTCCGCGTCGTCCACCAGGGCGTTGGTGCGATCAACGAATCCGACATCATCCTCTCCACGGCGTCCAACGCAATCGTCATCGGCTTCAACGTTCGTCCGCAACCGAACGCTGAGAAAATGGCTGAATCCGAGAAAGTCGACGTTCGCCTGTACCGCGTCATCTACAACGCGATCGAAGAAGTCGAGGCTGCACTCAAAGGGATGCTCGACCCGGAATTCAAGGAAGTCATCAACGGCCGCGCCGAAGTTCGCCAGACCTTCAAGGTCTCCAAAGTCGGCACCATCGCAGGTTGCATGGTCACCGAAGGCAAGATCGTGCGCAACGCAGAAGCTCGCTTGATCCGCGACGGCATCGTCCTCTACGAAGGCAAGCTCGACGCTCTCAAGCGTTTCAAGGACGACGCACGCGAAGTGGCAACCAACTTCGAATGCGGGATCACGTTGGAAAAGTTCAACAACATCCAAGAAGGCGACATCATCGAGTCCTTCCAGATGGAACAGATCAAGATCGTATAA
- the rbfA gene encoding 30S ribosome-binding factor RbfA, whose amino-acid sequence MAKIRVSRVGEQIKKEIVDIVRTEIKDPRVGFVTITGVEASGDLQHATVFVSVLGNDDQRKGSLDALQKATGFIRAEVGRRIRLRRTPELHFKLDTSLDYSTRISEVLRDIKEGETTDDPGSETGV is encoded by the coding sequence ATGGCCAAGATCCGTGTTAGCCGCGTTGGTGAACAAATCAAAAAGGAAATCGTTGATATTGTTCGCACCGAAATCAAAGACCCACGCGTCGGGTTCGTCACAATCACCGGCGTCGAGGCATCCGGCGACTTGCAACATGCAACCGTCTTTGTCAGCGTGTTAGGGAACGACGACCAACGCAAAGGCTCGCTCGACGCTCTGCAAAAAGCCACCGGCTTTATCCGCGCAGAAGTCGGACGTCGCATTCGTCTGCGCCGTACCCCGGAACTGCATTTTAAGCTCGACACGTCGCTCGACTATTCTACCCGCATCTCCGAAGTCCTGCGGGATATCAAAGAGGGTGAAACCACCGATGACCCCGGATCTGAAACAGGCGTATAA
- a CDS encoding DHH family phosphoesterase, producing MTPDLKQAYKTAAQFFREYDDFLLLVHEKPDGDALGSVLGAAHLLQQLGKTFTLVNDDPIPDKFQFLPMADRFLLPKNVQTRFRSVISFDCGDRKRLGLSGELIAPDAVILNIDHHKTNDFFGTENLVDLDAAATCQIVYKISRELQADLSLDAATCLYTGLVTDTGGFRYSNTSEEVMLIAASLLKLGVKPYNVIDKVMETMTWPQVLLIRSALENLGRSEDGKYAWVVVTRDMINCANGCDDDVEGLVNYPRNVEGVEVGILFREAAPGKTKVSFRSKYVIDVGALALELGGGGHARASGCTVDGDLEEVKDRVLARVARAFSETGATEA from the coding sequence ATGACCCCGGATCTGAAACAGGCGTATAAAACCGCTGCTCAGTTCTTCCGCGAATACGATGATTTCCTCTTGCTCGTGCATGAGAAGCCGGACGGCGACGCCCTCGGCTCCGTGCTCGGCGCCGCCCATTTGCTCCAGCAACTGGGCAAAACCTTCACGCTCGTCAACGACGATCCCATTCCGGACAAGTTCCAGTTCCTGCCGATGGCAGACCGCTTTCTCCTCCCCAAGAATGTCCAGACTCGCTTCCGCTCCGTGATTTCCTTTGACTGCGGCGATCGCAAACGTCTCGGACTGTCCGGGGAGTTGATCGCGCCCGATGCTGTGATCTTGAACATCGATCATCATAAAACCAACGATTTCTTTGGCACGGAGAACCTTGTCGATCTCGACGCAGCGGCTACTTGCCAAATCGTCTACAAGATCTCGCGTGAACTCCAAGCGGATCTTTCTCTTGACGCTGCCACTTGCCTCTACACGGGCTTGGTCACCGACACGGGCGGCTTCCGGTACTCGAATACCTCTGAGGAAGTGATGTTGATCGCAGCATCCTTGCTCAAACTGGGCGTGAAACCGTACAACGTGATTGACAAAGTCATGGAGACGATGACGTGGCCGCAAGTGCTCTTGATTCGCTCCGCTCTGGAGAACCTCGGGCGAAGTGAAGACGGGAAGTACGCGTGGGTCGTTGTCACCCGCGACATGATCAATTGTGCGAACGGTTGCGACGATGACGTGGAAGGGCTGGTCAACTACCCGCGCAATGTCGAAGGGGTGGAAGTCGGCATCCTCTTCCGCGAAGCAGCGCCCGGCAAGACCAAAGTCAGCTTCCGTTCCAAGTACGTCATCGACGTCGGCGCTTTGGCGCTCGAACTCGGCGGCGGGGGTCACGCCCGTGCGTCTGGTTGCACGGTAGACGGAGACCTTGAAGAAGTGAAGGACCGCGTGCTCGCTCGCGTCGCGCGCGCTTTTTCCGAGACAGGAGCAACGGAGGCATGA